In the genome of Myxococcus stipitatus, one region contains:
- a CDS encoding IS3 family transposase (programmed frameshift) — protein MKKPRRPRRSYTEEFKAGAVRLVLEEGKTTSQVARDLDLTLSALRMWVDQARADKGQGKPGALTSAERQELTKLRKQVRELEMERTLLKKLGGLHREGERVKFEFIRAEQAHFSVSWLCRMLQVSRSGFYAWRRRPESPREREDARLKVLVHEAHQKGRCTYGSPRIHRALHNQGVRVGRNRVIRLMREEKLAGRMRRRYRGTTMSEHQQPVAGNLLDRRFTAQRPNERWVGDTTQLSIPGGRLFLAAIIDLYSRFVVGWALSAVNDRHLTLKALDMALRRRCPAEGLLHHTDQGSTYASEDYQRVLERHGIVCSMSRRGNCYDNAAMESWFSTLKNELGEIFESPNDAKVKLFDYIEVFYNQQRMHSAIGYAAPAEFERAAA, from the exons ATGAAGAAGCCGAGACGTCCCCGGCGTAGCTACACGGAGGAGTTCAAGGCGGGGGCCGTGAGGCTGGTGCTGGAGGAAGGCAAGACGACGTCCCAGGTGGCAAGGGACCTGGACTTGACGCTGTCGGCGTTGAGGATGTGGGTGGACCAGGCGCGGGCCGACAAAGGCCAGGGCAAACCTGGAGCACTGACGAGTGCGGAGCGGCAGGAGCTCACGAAGCTGCGCAAGCAGGTGCGCGAGCTGGAAATGGAGCGGACGCTGCTAAAAAAAT TGGGTGGCCTACACCGCGAAGGAGAACGGGTGAAGTTCGAGTTCATCCGTGCGGAGCAGGCCCACTTCTCCGTCAGCTGGCTGTGCCGGATGCTGCAGGTGTCGCGTTCAGGCTTCTACGCATGGAGGCGGAGGCCCGAGAGTCCGCGAGAGCGGGAGGACGCCCGGCTGAAGGTGCTGGTGCATGAGGCCCACCAGAAGGGCCGCTGTACCTACGGCAGCCCGCGCATCCACCGGGCCCTGCACAACCAAGGAGTCCGTGTCGGCCGCAATCGCGTCATCCGTCTCATGCGAGAGGAGAAGTTGGCGGGCCGAATGCGCCGACGCTACCGCGGCACGACGATGAGCGAGCACCAGCAGCCAGTGGCGGGCAATCTGCTCGACAGGCGCTTCACCGCCCAACGCCCGAATGAGCGCTGGGTAGGAGACACCACGCAGCTGTCCATCCCCGGAGGCAGGCTCTTCCTGGCGGCCATCATCGACCTCTATTCACGCTTCGTCGTGGGCTGGGCTCTCAGCGCGGTGAACGACAGGCACTTGACGCTCAAGGCGCTCGACATGGCGCTACGCCGTCGATGCCCGGCCGAAGGTCTCTTGCACCACACCGACCAGGGGAGCACGTACGCGAGTGAGGACTACCAACGCGTCCTCGAACGACACGGCATCGTCTGCAGCATGAGCCGACGCGGTAACTGCTACGACAACGCGGCTATGGAGAGTTGGTTCAGCACGCTCAAGAACGAGCTGGGAGAGATTTTCGAGAGCCCCAATGACGCGAAGGTGAAGTTGTTCGACTACATCGAGGTCTTCTACAACCAGCAGCGCATGCACTCGGCAATCGGCTACGCTGCACCGGCCGAGTTCGAAAGGGCAGCGGCATAG